Proteins found in one Synechococcus sp. LA31 genomic segment:
- the petD gene encoding cytochrome b6-f complex subunit IV: MHVLKKPDLSDPKLRAKLAKGMGHNYYGEPAWPNDLLYIFPVVILGTLACLVGLAVLDPAMLGDKADPFATPLEILPEWYLYPVFQILRVVPNKLLGIALQTMIPLGLMLIPFIESFNKFQNPFRRPVAMGAFLFGTVFTIYLGIGAALPIDKSLTLGLF; encoded by the coding sequence ATGCACGTCCTCAAGAAGCCAGATCTGAGCGATCCCAAGCTGCGGGCCAAGCTGGCCAAGGGCATGGGCCACAACTATTACGGCGAGCCTGCCTGGCCTAATGATCTCCTCTACATCTTCCCGGTGGTGATCCTGGGCACCCTTGCCTGTCTGGTTGGTCTGGCTGTGCTTGATCCCGCCATGCTGGGCGATAAGGCTGATCCTTTCGCCACGCCGCTGGAGATCCTGCCCGAGTGGTACCTCTACCCGGTGTTCCAGATCCTGCGTGTGGTGCCCAACAAGCTTCTGGGTATCGCCCTTCAGACCATGATCCCTCTCGGTCTGATGCTGATTCCCTTCATTGAGAGCTTCAACAAGTTTCAGAACCCATTCCGTCGTCCGGTGGCGATGGGTGCTTTCCTCTTCGGCACCGTGTTCACCATCTATCTGGGTATCGGCGCCGCTCTGCCCATCGACAAGTCCCTCACCCTGGGCCTCTTCTGA
- the ctpZ gene encoding carboxyl-terminal processing protease CtpZ — MRQRLRDGLSRSARAVATLGLCSLLLLGCGAASALALNDGQQLVVESWRLVNQSYVDPDRFETIHWKRLRQKALERSIQTSAEAYDAIEWMLEPIGDPYTRLLRPADFSALKASTQGSVSGVGLQLGIRQDDTAVVVIAPLEGSPAAEAGISSGSELLKVDGVSTADLGLESTAARLRGPAGSSVLIELRPPGGRAREVDLKRREVNLQPVRNRLVERNGHRLGYLRITQFAETVPQEVAAALAELQQQGSEGLVLDLRNNSGGLVSAGLAVADELLDGAPIVETRNREGFADPQQANRGSLYDGPLLTLVNSGTASASEILAGALQDDGRSELMGSRTFGKGLIQTLIGLGGDGSGLAVTVARYVTPNGRDIQNLGIEPDQPLPAPEPLEPGGSGDRWLDAALDQLSQQLEATS, encoded by the coding sequence ATGCGGCAGCGCCTGCGCGATGGGTTGAGCCGGAGCGCCAGAGCAGTGGCCACTCTTGGGCTGTGCAGCCTGCTGTTACTGGGTTGTGGTGCAGCAAGTGCCCTGGCTCTCAACGACGGCCAGCAGCTTGTTGTGGAGAGCTGGAGGCTGGTGAACCAGAGCTACGTGGATCCGGATCGCTTCGAGACCATCCACTGGAAGCGACTCCGCCAAAAGGCTCTGGAGCGCTCCATCCAAACCAGCGCGGAGGCCTACGACGCCATCGAATGGATGCTCGAGCCGATTGGAGACCCCTACACACGCCTGTTACGCCCGGCCGATTTCAGCGCTCTCAAAGCAAGCACCCAGGGCAGCGTGAGTGGGGTAGGGCTCCAGCTGGGAATCCGCCAGGACGACACCGCCGTCGTGGTGATCGCACCGCTGGAGGGATCACCCGCAGCCGAGGCCGGCATCAGCAGTGGCAGCGAACTGTTGAAGGTGGATGGGGTCAGCACCGCCGACCTGGGCTTAGAGAGCACAGCAGCCCGGCTGCGGGGCCCGGCCGGCAGCTCCGTACTCATCGAGCTACGCCCACCTGGCGGCCGAGCTCGGGAGGTGGACCTCAAGCGCCGTGAGGTGAACCTGCAGCCGGTGCGCAACCGCCTGGTGGAGCGCAACGGGCACCGGCTCGGCTACTTGCGGATCACCCAGTTCGCTGAAACGGTTCCCCAAGAGGTGGCCGCAGCCCTGGCTGAGCTGCAACAGCAAGGCAGTGAGGGGCTGGTGCTGGATCTGCGCAACAACTCAGGCGGCCTGGTGAGTGCTGGGCTGGCCGTGGCCGATGAACTGCTCGATGGAGCCCCCATCGTGGAAACCCGCAATCGCGAGGGCTTCGCCGACCCTCAGCAAGCCAACCGCGGCAGCCTGTACGACGGCCCCTTGCTCACCTTGGTGAATAGCGGCACCGCCAGCGCCAGTGAAATCCTGGCCGGCGCCCTGCAGGACGACGGCCGCTCGGAGCTGATGGGCAGCCGCACCTTCGGCAAGGGGCTGATTCAGACCCTGATCGGGCTGGGCGGCGATGGCAGCGGCCTGGCGGTCACCGTGGCTCGCTACGTGACCCCTAACGGACGTGACATCCAAAACCTGGGCATCGAACCCGATCAGCCGCTGCCGGCCCCTGAGCCGCTGGAACCGGGTGGTTCAGGTGATCGCTGGCTGGATGCAGCGCTGGATCAGTTGAGCCAACAGCTTGAGGCCACCAGCTGA
- a CDS encoding HlyD family efflux transporter periplasmic adaptor subunit gives MRRRWRRPEPHLEPATPPVDLVGDTGQHPEPPGRPFTAGALPQGPSGDEQMADRWSFQQPVLLNPSPRPRTVMVWVLVGGTALLLVWSLVAPLGQSLAVQGKLRPSRRVKVVEAPVAGVIAELLVKEGQPVQAGQLLLRFDLRQARSQLTAAEAVRSRLLSENRIYTAALEEHNTTGLTTNQQLQLENQSAQLRSSRRVAAEELKQSQQRLEGLRQSWRTASDIARRYRNLSSAGAVSAVQELQTQETANQLRSQMLEEERAIDRLQANLQQVQAAPGAELRGRIEANLRQISDLDGQIRQARLQLQYGELRAALNGVVFDLKVSPRSVVESGTKLLALVPGGTLEARVLVPSKVIGFIQLGMKANLSLDTFPSNDYGRLPAVVRDIGSDALTPEEMRSALGAEATGLFYPVVLQLPRQYLQAGRREVPLKAGMTLTADIQLRQRPFISVLTSLFEDKLRSLERLR, from the coding sequence ATGCGACGCCGCTGGCGGCGGCCCGAACCGCACCTGGAACCTGCAACACCGCCGGTGGATCTCGTCGGTGATACGGGCCAGCACCCCGAGCCTCCAGGCCGGCCCTTCACCGCTGGCGCGCTCCCGCAAGGACCCTCCGGGGATGAGCAAATGGCGGATCGCTGGTCGTTCCAACAGCCGGTGCTGCTCAACCCCAGCCCCCGTCCCCGCACGGTGATGGTGTGGGTGCTTGTGGGAGGAACCGCCCTATTGCTGGTGTGGAGTTTGGTGGCGCCCCTGGGACAAAGCTTGGCTGTGCAGGGGAAGCTGCGGCCCAGCCGGCGCGTCAAGGTCGTTGAAGCACCAGTGGCCGGCGTTATTGCCGAACTGCTCGTGAAAGAAGGCCAGCCCGTGCAGGCAGGTCAGCTGTTGCTGCGCTTCGATCTGCGCCAGGCCCGCAGCCAACTCACCGCCGCGGAGGCTGTGCGCTCCCGCCTTCTGAGCGAGAACCGCATCTACACCGCCGCCCTGGAAGAACACAACACCACAGGGCTCACGACCAACCAGCAACTGCAGCTGGAGAACCAGAGCGCTCAGCTGCGCAGCAGCCGCAGGGTCGCAGCTGAAGAACTCAAACAGAGCCAGCAACGCCTTGAAGGACTGCGCCAGTCATGGAGAACCGCCAGCGACATTGCCCGTCGCTACAGAAACCTCTCCAGCGCTGGCGCCGTCAGTGCGGTGCAAGAACTACAGACCCAGGAGACCGCCAACCAGCTGCGCTCACAGATGCTCGAAGAGGAGCGCGCCATCGATCGACTCCAAGCCAACCTCCAGCAGGTGCAGGCCGCACCAGGCGCAGAACTGCGCGGCCGGATCGAGGCGAACCTCCGACAGATCAGCGATCTGGACGGTCAGATCCGCCAAGCCCGCCTTCAACTTCAGTACGGCGAACTGCGCGCCGCGCTCAACGGCGTTGTCTTCGACTTGAAGGTCAGCCCCCGCAGCGTGGTGGAGAGCGGCACCAAGCTCTTAGCCCTGGTGCCCGGCGGAACATTAGAAGCCCGTGTGCTGGTGCCGAGCAAGGTGATCGGCTTCATCCAACTAGGCATGAAGGCCAACCTCTCTCTCGACACGTTTCCTTCCAATGACTACGGCCGACTGCCAGCGGTGGTGCGGGACATTGGATCCGACGCCCTCACCCCCGAGGAGATGCGCAGCGCCCTCGGAGCCGAAGCCACAGGCCTGTTCTACCCAGTGGTGTTGCAGCTGCCGCGCCAATACCTACAGGCAGGGCGCCGCGAGGTACCGCTCAAGGCGGGGATGACCTTGACGGCCGATATCCAGCTGCGGCAAAGGCCCTTCATCAGCGTGCTCACCTCCCTGTTTGAGGACAAGCTGCGCAGCCTGGAGCGGCTTCGTTGA
- the petB gene encoding cytochrome b6 — MANSSPAPGGKSSPVYDWFNERLDIQEIVDDVASKYVPPHVNIFYCLGGITLVCFLVQFATGFAMTFYYKPTVAEAYASVQYLMTDVSFGWLIRSVHRWSASMMVLMLILHVFRVYLTGGFKRPRELTWITGVTMAVITVSFGVTGYSLPWDQVGYWAVKIVSGVPAAVPVVGDFMVELLRGGESVGQSTLTRFYSLHTFVMPWLLAVFMLIHFLMIRKQGISGPL; from the coding sequence ATGGCGAATTCCTCGCCCGCCCCCGGCGGAAAGTCCTCGCCCGTTTACGACTGGTTCAACGAGCGCCTGGACATCCAGGAGATCGTTGACGACGTTGCGTCGAAGTACGTGCCGCCCCACGTCAACATCTTTTATTGCCTGGGCGGCATCACCCTGGTCTGCTTCCTGGTGCAGTTCGCGACTGGCTTCGCGATGACCTTCTATTACAAGCCCACCGTGGCTGAGGCCTACGCCTCGGTGCAGTACCTGATGACCGACGTCAGCTTTGGCTGGCTGATTCGCTCGGTGCACCGCTGGAGTGCCTCGATGATGGTGCTGATGCTGATCCTGCACGTCTTCCGCGTGTATCTCACCGGTGGCTTCAAGCGTCCTCGCGAGCTCACCTGGATCACCGGCGTCACCATGGCAGTGATCACCGTCTCCTTCGGTGTCACCGGCTATTCCCTTCCCTGGGACCAAGTCGGTTATTGGGCCGTGAAGATTGTGTCAGGTGTTCCCGCTGCAGTGCCCGTGGTGGGCGACTTCATGGTTGAGCTCCTCCGCGGTGGCGAGAGCGTTGGCCAGTCCACGCTCACCCGCTTCTACAGCCTGCACACCTTCGTGATGCCCTGGCTCCTTGCGGTGTTCATGCTCATCCACTTCCTGATGATCCGGAAGCAGGGCATCTCCGGTCCCCTCTGA
- a CDS encoding glycoside hydrolase 100 family protein yields the protein MARQFSQERLRVRPSSSEEAVVNAAQEHFERTLIQIRGELVGSMAALSHPGGKDQALNYDEVFLRDNVPVMLLLLVQGRFAIVRNFLETCLELQSSAYQTRGVFPTSFVEQNGVLVADYGQRSIGRITSVDASLWWPVLCWLYVRRSRDWEFGASQRVQRGVQLLLDLVLHPTFEGTPVLFVPDCAFMIDRPMDVWGAPLEIEVLLYGCLGSCCQLMALAQKSHNSRLLEQRLVLTREWKHELRRYLLKHYWVTSKTMQVLRRRPTEQYGESQALNEFNVQPQVIPPWLQDWLEDRGGYLIGNMRTGRPDFRFYSLGNCLACLFELITAPQQRALFRLVLHNREHLMAQMPMRICHPPLEGDEWSEKTGSDPKNWPWSYHNGGHWPSLLWYLGGALLLHEQRYPQADVLLMGQMRAMLEECYWMQLNQLPRQQWAEYFDGPTGTWVGQQARTYQTWTIVGFLLLHHLLRVNPADAGLLDINRD from the coding sequence ATGGCCAGGCAGTTCAGCCAAGAACGCCTGCGGGTACGGCCCAGCTCCAGTGAGGAAGCGGTGGTGAACGCCGCCCAGGAGCACTTCGAGCGCACCTTGATCCAGATCCGCGGGGAACTGGTGGGATCAATGGCCGCCCTCAGCCATCCAGGGGGAAAGGATCAAGCCCTCAACTACGACGAAGTGTTTCTGCGGGACAACGTTCCCGTGATGCTGCTCCTGCTGGTGCAGGGACGCTTCGCGATCGTGCGCAATTTCCTGGAAACCTGCCTGGAGCTCCAGAGCAGCGCGTATCAAACCCGCGGTGTGTTCCCCACCAGCTTTGTGGAACAGAACGGCGTGCTCGTCGCCGACTACGGCCAGCGTTCGATCGGTCGCATCACCTCTGTGGATGCGAGCTTGTGGTGGCCAGTGCTCTGCTGGCTGTATGTGCGGCGCAGCCGCGACTGGGAATTCGGCGCCAGCCAGCGCGTTCAGCGTGGCGTGCAACTGCTGCTTGATCTGGTGCTGCACCCCACCTTTGAAGGAACGCCGGTGCTGTTTGTGCCCGACTGCGCCTTCATGATTGATCGCCCCATGGACGTGTGGGGTGCACCGCTCGAGATCGAGGTGCTGCTCTACGGCTGCCTGGGCAGCTGCTGCCAGCTGATGGCACTGGCCCAGAAAAGCCACAACAGCCGCCTCCTGGAGCAGCGCCTCGTGCTCACCCGCGAGTGGAAGCACGAGCTGCGTCGCTACCTGCTCAAGCACTACTGGGTGACCAGCAAAACCATGCAGGTGCTGCGGCGGCGTCCCACTGAGCAATACGGCGAAAGCCAAGCACTCAACGAATTCAACGTGCAGCCGCAGGTCATTCCCCCGTGGCTGCAGGACTGGCTGGAAGACCGCGGCGGCTACCTGATCGGCAACATGCGCACGGGCCGGCCGGATTTCCGGTTTTACAGCCTGGGCAATTGCCTGGCCTGCCTGTTCGAGCTGATTACCGCGCCCCAGCAACGGGCCCTCTTCAGGCTGGTGCTGCATAACCGCGAGCACTTGATGGCTCAGATGCCAATGCGCATCTGCCACCCCCCCCTAGAGGGCGATGAATGGAGTGAAAAAACCGGCTCCGATCCCAAGAACTGGCCTTGGAGCTACCACAACGGCGGGCATTGGCCGAGCCTGCTCTGGTATCTGGGCGGAGCACTGCTGCTGCATGAACAGCGCTACCCACAAGCCGATGTGCTGCTGATGGGGCAGATGCGGGCGATGCTTGAGGAGTGCTACTGGATGCAGCTCAACCAGCTACCTCGCCAGCAGTGGGCTGAATACTTCGATGGACCCACCGGCACCTGGGTGGGCCAGCAAGCCCGTACCTATCAAACCTGGACCATTGTGGGATTTCTGCTCTTGCATCACCTGCTGCGGGTGAACCCCGCAGATGCCGGCCTGCTGGATATCAATCGCGATTGA